Proteins from a single region of Weeksella virosa DSM 16922:
- the infA gene encoding translation initiation factor IF-1, protein MAKQKHIEQDGTITEALSNAMFRVELENGHVVTCNISGKMRMHYIKLLPGDKVKIEMSPYDLTKGRISYRY, encoded by the coding sequence ATGGCAAAACAAAAACATATCGAACAAGATGGTACGATAACAGAAGCTTTATCAAATGCAATGTTTCGTGTAGAGCTGGAAAATGGACACGTAGTAACTTGTAATATATCAGGGAAAATGCGTATGCACTACATCAAGTTGTTGCCTGGAGATAAAGTGAAAATAGAAATGTCTCCTTATGATTTGACAAAAGGACGTATTTCTTATCGATACTAA
- the ykgO gene encoding type B 50S ribosomal protein L36: protein MKIRASIKKRSADCKIVRRKGRLYVINKKNPKFKQRQG from the coding sequence ATGAAAATTAGAGCATCTATCAAAAAGCGTAGCGCTGACTGTAAGATTGTACGTCGAAAAGGACGTTTGTATGTGATCAACAAAAAGAATCCGAAATTTAAACAAAGACAAGGTTAA
- the rpsM gene encoding 30S ribosomal protein S13, with the protein MARISGVDLPKNKRGVIGLTYIYGVGKSTASRILAENNISEDKKVSEWTDDEINAIRNSINEGIKVEGELRSEVQLNIKRLMDIGCTRGIRHRLGLPLRGQRTKNNSRTRKGKKKTVANKKKATK; encoded by the coding sequence ATGGCAAGAATTTCAGGTGTAGATTTACCAAAAAACAAAAGAGGGGTAATCGGACTTACATACATTTACGGAGTTGGCAAAAGTACCGCTTCTAGAATTTTAGCAGAAAATAACATTTCTGAAGACAAGAAGGTTAGCGAATGGACAGATGATGAAATCAATGCAATTCGTAACTCGATTAACGAGGGCATCAAAGTAGAAGGAGAATTGAGATCAGAAGTTCAATTAAACATCAAACGTTTAATGGACATCGGATGTACAAGAGGAATTCGTCACAGATTAGGTTTACCATTAAGAGGACAGAGAACAAAAAACAATTCTCGTACTAGAAAGGGTAAAAAGAAAACAGTTGCTAACAAGAAAAAAGCCACTAAATAA
- the rpsK gene encoding 30S ribosomal protein S11 translates to MAKNTKVVKKRKVVVEATGQAHIQASFNNVIITLTNKNGEVISWSSAGKMGFRGSKKNTPYAAQVAAQDATSTAYEAGLRRVKVFVKGPGQGRESAIRTIHNGGIEVSEIVDVTPLPHNGCRPPKKRRV, encoded by the coding sequence ATGGCAAAAAATACAAAAGTAGTTAAGAAAAGAAAGGTCGTAGTAGAGGCTACGGGACAAGCTCATATTCAAGCATCGTTTAATAATGTTATTATAACTTTAACAAATAAAAACGGTGAAGTTATTTCTTGGTCATCTGCGGGTAAAATGGGTTTCCGTGGTTCTAAAAAGAATACTCCATATGCAGCACAAGTAGCAGCACAAGATGCAACTTCCACTGCATACGAAGCAGGGTTAAGAAGAGTGAAAGTTTTCGTTAAAGGACCAGGACAGGGTCGTGAGTCTGCTATTAGAACTATTCATAATGGTGGGATCGAGGTTTCAGAAATTGTGGATGTTACTCCATTACCACACAACGGATGTCGTCCACCGAAAAAACGTAGAGTATAA
- the rpsD gene encoding 30S ribosomal protein S4, producing the protein MARYTGPKTKIARKFGQTIFGDDKSFEKKKYPPGQHGPNKRRSKKSEYAIQLAEKQKAKYTYGILERQFENMYKKANASKGITGEVLLQLCESRLDNVVYRLGIAPTRSAARQLVSHKHITVNGNIVNIPSYQLKEGDVVAVREKSKSLQTIKDSLHARREYEWLVWNDEQTSGTFTKAPERVQIPEDIKELLIVELYSK; encoded by the coding sequence ATGGCAAGATATACAGGACCTAAAACAAAAATTGCAAGAAAATTTGGTCAAACCATTTTTGGTGATGATAAATCATTCGAAAAGAAGAAGTATCCTCCAGGACAACACGGACCAAACAAAAGAAGATCAAAAAAATCTGAGTACGCAATTCAATTAGCTGAAAAACAAAAAGCAAAATATACGTACGGGATTTTAGAACGTCAGTTCGAGAATATGTACAAAAAAGCAAATGCTTCTAAAGGGATTACCGGTGAAGTATTGTTACAATTGTGTGAGTCTCGTTTAGATAACGTAGTGTACCGTTTAGGGATTGCACCTACACGTAGTGCTGCTCGTCAATTAGTATCTCACAAGCATATTACTGTAAACGGAAATATCGTAAACATCCCATCATACCAATTAAAAGAAGGAGATGTAGTGGCAGTAAGAGAAAAGTCAAAATCTTTACAAACAATTAAAGATTCTTTACATGCACGTAGAGAGTACGAATGGTTAGTATGGAACGACGAGCAAACTTCAGGGACATTTACCAAAGCACCAGAACGCGTTCAAATTCCAGAAGATATTAAAGAATTATTGATCGTCGAGTTGTATTCAAAATAA
- a CDS encoding DNA-directed RNA polymerase subunit alpha, which translates to MSILNFIKPDKVILIESDTQFGQFEFRPLEPGYGITVGNALRRVLLSSLEGYAITSIKIEGVEHEFSTIPGVVEDVTEIILNLKKVRFKKQIDESDAENVTATISGQDQLTAGDLGKFISGFQVLNPELVIANLDSKVNLTISFTIEKGRGYVPAEENKKASAPIGTIAIDSIYTPIKNVKYAIENYRVEQKTDYEKLVFEITTDGSISPQDALTEAAKILIHHFMLFSDERITLEAEEVASGEAYDEEALHMRQLLKTKLVDLDLSVRALNCLKAAEVETLGELVSFAKSDLMKFRNFGKKSLSELEELVDSKGLSFGMDTSKYKLDVE; encoded by the coding sequence ATGTCTATATTAAATTTCATCAAACCTGATAAAGTAATCTTAATCGAATCTGATACTCAGTTCGGACAGTTTGAGTTTCGACCATTAGAGCCAGGTTATGGGATTACGGTTGGAAACGCATTAAGAAGAGTTTTGTTATCTTCTTTAGAGGGATATGCAATAACCTCTATTAAAATAGAAGGTGTAGAGCATGAGTTTTCAACTATTCCAGGGGTAGTGGAAGACGTTACAGAAATTATTCTTAATCTGAAAAAGGTTCGTTTCAAAAAACAAATTGATGAATCAGATGCTGAAAATGTAACTGCAACTATCTCAGGACAAGATCAATTAACAGCAGGTGATTTAGGTAAATTTATCTCAGGTTTCCAAGTATTAAATCCTGAATTGGTTATCGCTAACTTAGATTCTAAAGTAAACTTAACTATTTCGTTTACTATAGAAAAAGGTAGAGGATACGTACCAGCTGAAGAGAATAAAAAAGCTTCTGCGCCTATCGGAACAATAGCGATTGATTCTATTTATACGCCTATTAAGAACGTAAAATATGCAATCGAAAACTATCGTGTAGAACAAAAAACTGATTATGAAAAATTGGTTTTTGAAATTACTACCGACGGATCTATTTCTCCACAAGACGCATTAACCGAAGCAGCAAAAATCTTAATACATCACTTTATGTTGTTCTCGGATGAGAGAATTACATTAGAAGCTGAAGAAGTTGCATCAGGTGAAGCATATGATGAAGAAGCTCTACATATGCGCCAACTACTAAAAACTAAATTAGTAGACTTGGATTTATCGGTTAGAGCATTAAACTGTTTAAAAGCCGCGGAAGTAGAAACACTAGGAGAACTAGTTTCTTTCGCAAAGTCTGATTTAATGAAATTCAGAAACTTCGGTAAAAAATCATTATCCGAATTGGAAGAATTGGTAGATAGCAAAGGTCTAAGCTTTGGTATGGATACCTCTAAGTATAAATTAGACGTAGAATAA
- the rplQ gene encoding 50S ribosomal protein L17 yields the protein MRHGKKINHLGRTASHRKAMLSNLAISLITHKRINTTVAKAKALQRYIEPLITKSKTDDTNNRRQVFSYLQNKYAVAELFREVAPKVADRPGGYTRIIKTGFRLGDGAEMALIELVDFNEIYTNEKAEKKTTTRRSRRSKAKKTDETVSNETAEEVKEEKTPKAKTAKKEEEPKADEAKEDKE from the coding sequence ATGAGACACGGAAAAAAAATAAACCATTTAGGTAGAACAGCATCCCACAGAAAAGCTATGCTGTCTAATCTTGCGATCTCGTTGATCACACACAAGAGAATCAATACTACTGTAGCTAAAGCCAAAGCATTACAACGCTACATCGAACCATTGATTACAAAATCAAAAACTGACGATACCAATAACCGTCGTCAAGTATTCTCGTATTTGCAAAACAAATATGCAGTTGCAGAATTATTTAGAGAAGTTGCCCCAAAAGTTGCAGACCGTCCAGGTGGATATACCCGTATCATTAAAACTGGATTCCGTTTGGGTGACGGAGCAGAAATGGCACTTATCGAATTGGTAGATTTCAATGAAATCTATACAAACGAAAAAGCTGAAAAGAAAACAACTACTCGTCGTTCTCGTCGTTCTAAAGCTAAAAAAACAGATGAGACCGTAAGCAATGAAACAGCTGAAGAAGTTAAAGAAGAGAAAACTCCAAAAGCTAAAACTGCTAAAAAAGAAGAAGAGCCAAAGGCTGATGAAGCTAAAGAAGACAAAGAGTAA
- a CDS encoding glycosyltransferase family 4 protein encodes MAKKVLIVSYYWPPSGGPGVQRWLKFTKYLPELGYETYVYTPKNPSYPIIDESLEREINPKVKIIHTTIWEPYQLAEKLNPKNKAYKAGHFEQKEQQSFLSKLSVFVRGNFFIPDARFFWVRPSIQFLTKYIEEEKIDILITTGPPHSMHLIGLGLKKRLDHLHWIADFRDPWTDISYHKELKLTNWAAKKHRNLEKEVIQKADVLLATSYTDGENFRQLGARKVEVITNGFEDVKQVSSKDSHFFELTYSGGLEMLRNPLVVWEALAELMKEDKSFAQNLRINFYGALAEDVLQTITENGLEKNVFVHGYVAHKTAIEAINKANILLMSNFDNPASRGIIPGKLFEYMATENPILAIGPTDSDVEKILIQTQTGKYFSYREKEKIKQFIRRLYLQWLNNPRVQLPINKTEVEKFSRKNLTKKLVYLMDNMLKNSYEQ; translated from the coding sequence ATGGCAAAAAAAGTCTTAATCGTCTCTTATTATTGGCCTCCTTCGGGCGGACCTGGGGTACAACGCTGGTTGAAGTTTACTAAGTATTTACCCGAATTGGGTTACGAAACATATGTATATACACCCAAAAATCCATCCTATCCAATTATTGATGAAAGTCTGGAGAGAGAAATCAATCCTAAAGTAAAGATTATCCACACTACAATCTGGGAACCGTATCAGCTGGCGGAAAAATTGAATCCAAAAAACAAGGCTTACAAAGCAGGTCATTTCGAGCAAAAGGAACAACAAAGTTTTTTATCAAAATTGTCAGTTTTCGTTCGAGGAAATTTCTTTATTCCTGATGCTCGTTTTTTTTGGGTTCGCCCCTCGATACAGTTTCTGACAAAATATATCGAAGAAGAAAAGATCGATATATTGATTACCACAGGACCTCCTCATAGTATGCATTTGATTGGTTTGGGACTGAAAAAACGTCTAGATCATCTTCATTGGATTGCCGATTTTAGAGATCCTTGGACCGACATAAGTTATCATAAAGAACTAAAATTAACGAATTGGGCTGCGAAAAAACACAGAAATTTAGAAAAAGAAGTCATACAAAAAGCAGATGTTCTACTGGCAACAAGCTATACGGATGGAGAAAATTTCCGTCAATTGGGTGCAAGAAAAGTAGAAGTTATTACCAATGGTTTTGAGGATGTAAAACAAGTTTCATCAAAAGACTCCCATTTTTTTGAACTGACCTACTCAGGAGGCTTGGAAATGTTGAGAAACCCTCTAGTAGTTTGGGAAGCTTTGGCAGAACTGATGAAAGAAGACAAAAGCTTTGCACAAAACTTACGTATAAATTTCTATGGTGCTTTGGCTGAAGATGTTTTGCAAACTATCACAGAAAATGGTCTAGAAAAAAATGTATTTGTACACGGTTATGTAGCTCATAAAACAGCTATAGAAGCCATTAACAAAGCCAATATTCTACTCATGAGTAATTTTGATAATCCGGCTTCGAGAGGAATTATACCCGGAAAATTATTCGAATATATGGCAACCGAAAATCCAATTTTAGCTATTGGGCCTACCGATTCGGATGTTGAAAAAATACTAATTCAGACACAAACCGGTAAATATTTTTCATATCGGGAGAAAGAAAAAATCAAACAGTTTATTCGTCGTCTATATTTACAATGGTTGAATAACCCTCGAGTACAACTCCCAATAAATAAAACGGAAGTAGAAAAATTTTCTCGAAAAAACTTAACAAAAAAATTAGTGTACCTAATGGATAATATGCTAAAAAATTCTTACGAACAGTAA